One Micromonospora sp. FIMYZ51 genomic window carries:
- a CDS encoding GNAT family N-acetyltransferase, with the protein MTTSSLPIETARVEDFDEMNRFLNTLFHHALEPEAYEAEKAIFEPARALVVRDGAELVATATAFTRDLAVPGGEVPAAHVSMVGVAPTHRRRGLLTAMMHRQLRDIRDAGREPVAVLWASEGRIYPRFGYGLASQRLEIDSVTAELRLPAPTPDEGRLRLDLPANRRPDLARVYDQARLDRPGWSARDDRWWRYVLVDPESQRGGATERRVVLHEGPDGVDGYGLFRTKAEWDSGGPKSTTTVDEVVATSPAAYRAIWRMLLSIDLTRRLTSNRAAVDEPLLWLVDEPRRLGVRQIDALWVRVVDVPAALAARRYATDLDVVIEVTDDLLPENTGRWRLVGGPKTASCTPATGPADLACDVRCLGELFLGGASLTTLAAAGRVRELRSGALAETTPAFTWHRAPSAMEVF; encoded by the coding sequence GTGACAACCTCTTCGCTGCCCATCGAGACCGCCCGCGTCGAAGACTTCGACGAGATGAACCGGTTCCTCAACACTCTCTTCCATCACGCCCTCGAACCCGAGGCCTACGAGGCCGAGAAGGCGATCTTCGAACCGGCGCGGGCGCTCGTGGTGCGCGACGGTGCGGAGCTGGTGGCCACCGCCACGGCCTTCACCCGGGACCTGGCCGTACCCGGCGGCGAGGTACCGGCGGCACACGTCAGCATGGTCGGGGTCGCCCCCACCCATCGGCGCCGGGGCCTGCTCACCGCCATGATGCACAGGCAGCTACGGGACATCCGCGACGCCGGCCGGGAGCCGGTGGCGGTGCTCTGGGCCAGTGAGGGCCGGATCTACCCCCGCTTCGGCTACGGGTTGGCGTCGCAGCGCCTCGAGATCGACAGTGTCACCGCCGAGCTGCGGCTGCCCGCCCCGACCCCCGACGAGGGCCGGCTACGGCTGGACCTGCCGGCCAATCGCCGGCCCGACCTCGCCCGGGTGTACGACCAGGCGCGGCTGGACCGGCCCGGCTGGTCCGCCCGGGACGACAGGTGGTGGCGGTACGTGCTGGTCGACCCGGAGTCACAGCGCGGCGGTGCCACCGAACGGCGGGTGGTGCTGCACGAGGGCCCCGACGGCGTCGACGGGTACGGACTGTTCCGCACCAAGGCCGAGTGGGACAGTGGCGGCCCGAAGTCCACCACCACCGTCGACGAGGTGGTGGCGACCAGCCCGGCGGCGTACCGGGCGATCTGGCGGATGCTGCTGTCGATCGACCTGACCCGGCGGCTGACCTCCAACCGGGCAGCGGTGGACGAGCCGCTGCTCTGGCTTGTCGACGAGCCACGCCGGCTCGGCGTCCGGCAGATCGACGCCCTCTGGGTACGCGTGGTGGACGTACCGGCCGCGCTGGCCGCCCGACGCTACGCCACCGACCTCGACGTGGTCATCGAGGTGACCGACGACCTGCTGCCGGAGAACACCGGTCGGTGGCGCCTGGTCGGCGGGCCGAAGACCGCCAGTTGCACCCCGGCGACCGGACCGGCCGACCTGGCCTGCGACGTACGCTGCCTCGGCGAGCTGTTCCTCGGTGGTGCCAGCCTCACCACGCTGGCCGCCGCCGGCCGGGTACGCGAACTGCGCTCCGGTGCCCTCGCCGAAACCACCCCCGCCTTCACCTGGCACCGCGCCCCCTCCGCCATGGAAGTCTTCTAA
- a CDS encoding ribose-5-phosphate isomerase produces the protein MRVYLGSDHAGFELKVHLANHLAKQGYEVVDVGPHGYDPDDDYPAFCLHTGTRVVADAGSLGVVIGGSGNGEQIAANKVAGVRAALAWSVETAQLGRQHNDANVVAVGARQHTLDEATAIVEAFLTTGFSGSDRHARRIAQVTEYEKTGQLPDLP, from the coding sequence ATGCGCGTCTACCTGGGATCCGATCACGCCGGTTTCGAGTTGAAGGTGCACCTGGCCAACCACCTGGCCAAGCAGGGGTACGAGGTGGTCGACGTCGGCCCGCACGGTTACGACCCCGACGACGACTACCCGGCCTTCTGCCTGCACACCGGCACCCGTGTGGTGGCCGACGCGGGCAGCCTGGGTGTGGTCATCGGCGGCTCGGGCAACGGTGAGCAGATCGCCGCCAACAAGGTCGCCGGGGTCCGGGCGGCGCTGGCCTGGAGCGTGGAGACCGCACAGCTCGGCCGGCAGCACAACGACGCCAACGTGGTCGCGGTCGGTGCCCGCCAGCACACTCTCGACGAGGCCACCGCCATCGTGGAGGCGTTCCTGACCACCGGGTTCTCTGGCAGCGACCGGCACGCCCGGCGGATCGCCCAGGTGACGGAGTACGAGAAGACCGGGCAGCTGCCCGACCTGCCCTGA